Genomic segment of Paraburkholderia agricolaris:
CGTGGATTCACCAGCCGTTCGAGGAATGGGACACGGTTCGTCCGCATAACCTCGGCGCGTGGATCAAGCGCGGTATGCAGCAGGAGTCGTCAGGCACGTGATGCGAGTTACGACGCCATACCTGTTGCGTCGTCTCCCGTGCAGTAACTGCAAAACGGAGCCCGATCGGGCTCCGTTTTTTTTGTGCGCTGCGTGTCCGTCGCATATGTTTTGCAATGGCGCTTCGCAGAACGCGCGCACCTGCCCTGGTGAAACGTCTGACGTAGCAGACGTGCCCAAATCGCAGTGCTACACTTCGCGGACTATCCACGTGGTGTATCCACAACAAGCCGGGCGGCGCCAGGCGGGCAGTTTAAAATAGCGGTCGTTTTTTCCGCTCAGGGAACGGATTTTCTCGCGTTTATGACAGATAACAATCACGTGCACAAACAGCCCCTGCCTTCCCTCGCGATTGCCGCGATTGGAGTGGTGTTCGGCGATATCGGCACGAGCCCGTTGTACTCGCTGAAAGAGGCGTTCAGCCCTTCACATGGCATTCCGCTGACCGATCAATCGATCCTGGGTGTGATCTCGCTGCTGTTCTGGGCGATCATGATCGTGGTCGGCGTCAAGTATGTGTTGTTCGTGATGCGCGCCGACAACAACGGCGAAGGCGGTGTCCTCGCGTTGATGGCGCTGGCGCTGCGCTCCATCGATCAAAAATCGAAGATGGCCGGCTTGCTGATGATGCTGGGTATCTTCGGCGCCTGCATGTTCTATGGCGACGCGGTGATTACGCCCGCCATTTCGGTGATCTCGGCGGTCGAAGGCCTGGAGATCGCTGCGCCCAATCTGTCACATCTGGTGTTGCCGCTCACGATGGTCATCCTCGTGCTGCTGTTCTGGATTCAGCGGCACGGAACGGCCACTGTCGGCCGCCTGTTCGGTCCGATCATGGTGCTGTGGTTCCTGGTGCTCGCCGCGCTGGGCCTATGGCATATCCTGCAGTCGCCGAACGTGATCCGCGCGCTGAACCCGTACTACGCCTATACCTTCATGGCCGCGCACGTGTTGCAGGCTTATGTGGTGCTCGGCTCGGTCGTGCTGGTGCTGACCGGCGCCGAAGCGCTGTACGCCGACATGGGCCATTTTGGCGCCAAGCCAATTCGCATGGCCTGGTATTTCCTCGTGATGCCCTCGCTGGTGCTGAACTATTTCGGGCAGGGCGCGTTGCTGATGCACGACCCGAAGGCGATCGAAAACCCGTTCTTCCTGCTCGCGCCGGATTGGGCGCTGCTGCCGCTCGTGGTGCTGTCGACTGTGGCGACTGTGATCGCGTCGCAGGCGGTGATCTCCGGCGCCTATTCGCTGACGAGTCAGGCGATCCAGCTCGGCTACGTGCCGCGCATGAAGATCCTGCACACGTCGGAACTGGCGATCGGCCAGATCTACGTGCCGGTGGTGAACTGGATGTTGCTGTTCATCATTCTGTGCATCGTGATTGCGTTCAAGAGCTCGGATAACCTCGCCGCCGCTTACGGTATCGCAGTGACGGCCACCATGGTGATCACCACGATCCTCGCCTGCGTCGTGATGGTGAACGTGTGGAAATGGAACAAGTTCCTCGTGGCGATGATCATTGGCGTATTCATGGCGGTCGACTTGGGCTTTTTCGGCGCCAATCTGCTCAAGGTGGCGGAGGGGGGCTGGCTGCCGCTTGGCATCGGCGCGCTTCTGTTCTTCCTGTTGATGACCTGGTTCAAGGGCCGGATGATCGTCAAGGAACGCACGGCGGCCGACGGTATTCCGCTTATGCCGTTCCTGCAAGGCCTGCTCGCGCATCCGCCGCATCGCGTGTCGGGTACGGCGATCTATCTGACGGGCAGCGATTCCCTCGTGCCGGTGAGCTTGCTGCACAACCTGAAGCACAACAAGGTGCTGCATGAGCGCACGATTTTCCTGACCTTTGTGACGCTCGATATCCCGTATGTGAATGACGCGGAACGCGTGACGGTGAAGGACCTCGATGGCGGCTTGTTCCTCGTCAAGGCGGCATACGGTTTCAACGAAACGCCTGACGTGAAGGCTGTGTTGCTCGAAGTCGGCCGCACGCACGACATGACGTTTGAGTTGATGGACACGTCGTTCTTCCTGGCTCGCGAAACGGTCGTGCCGACGCAGTTGCCGGGCATGTCGGTGTGGCGCGAACGTGTGTTCGCATGGATGCATCAGAACGCCGCCAAACCGACAGATTTCTTCAGTATTCCGGCCAATCGGGTGGTGGAGTTGGGAACGAAGATCGAGATCTGATCGGGCCCAGGTTCGCAAGCGCCTCGCATGCCGAGGCGCGCCAGGCGGCAAGCAATAAAAAAAGCCCACGCAATTGCGTGGGCTTTTTCATTACAGCTCAACTGGAGCTCGTGAGCGTCAGCGCGTGATTCCATCACGCACTGACGAACCTGCTTACTTCTGCTTGAGCTTGGCGAACGCGGCCGCCATTGCACCGCCTGCTTCCGGTTCACGCGAGCGCTGTTGTTGCGCACTGCGTCCACCGCCGCCGGAGCGGCCACGATCCTGCTGGGCGCCGCCACCGCTGCGCGGCGCGGCTGCCGCGCCGAACTCGTCGTCCAGACGCATGGTCAGCGCGATACGCTGGCGCTTCACATCGACTTCCAGCACCTTCACCTTGACGATCTGGCCGGCCTTGACTATTTCGTGCGGGTCTTTGATGAACTTCGTCGACATTGCCGACACGTGCACCAGACCGTCCTGATGCACGCCGATGTCGATGAACGCGCCGAAGGCCGCCACGTTCGTCACGACACCTTCAAGCACCATGCCTGGGGTCAGGTCGCTGACCTTCTCGACGCCTTCGCGGAAGGTCGCGGTCTTGAACTCGGGGCGCGGGTCGCGGCCCGGCTTTTCGAGTTCCAGCAGAATGTCGCGCACAGTCGGCAGACCGAAACGTTCGTCGACGAATTCCGCTGGCGACAGACCACGCAGCGCGTCGCGATTGCCGAGCACTTCGCCGACGTGCTTGCTGATTTTCGCGAGCATGCGTTCCACGACCGGATAGGCTTCCGGGTGAACCGACGAGCGATCGAGCGGATTTTCGCCATTGTTGATGCGCAGGAATCCGGCGGCCTGCTCGAAGGTCTTGTCGCCCAGACGCGGCACCTTGCGCAGATGTTCGCGCGACGGGAACGGACCGTTTGCATCGCGATAATCGACGATGTTGCGAGCCAGCGTTGCGTTCAGACCCGACACGCGCGCCAGCAAGGCGACCGATGCCGTGTTGGCATCCACGCCGACCGCGTTCACGCAATCCTCGACCACCGCGTCGAGCGAGCGGGCGAGTTCGCGTTGATTCACGTCGTGCTGATACTGGCCGACGCCGATTGCCTTCGGCTCGATCTTCACCAGTTCCGCGAGCGGGTCCTGCAGACGGCGCGCAATCGACACGGCGCCACGCAGCGACACGTCCATGTCCGGGAATTCCTTCGCCGCGAGTTCGGAGGCCGAGTACACCGACGCGCCGGCTTCCGACACAACGATCTTCTGCAGCTTGAACTCCGGATGACGCGCGATCAGTTCGCTCGCGAGCTTGTCCGTTTCGCGCGATGCCGTGCCGTTGCCGATACTGATCAACTCAGCCTGAGTCTGTGCGCAGATACGCGCCAGTTTCGCGATCGAGCCGTCCCAGTCGCGG
This window contains:
- a CDS encoding Tex family protein yields the protein MTETVALKIVQRIAAELSVQPRQVAAAVQLLDEGATVPFIARYRKEVTDNLDDTQLRNLEERLLYLRELEDRRATIIASIDEQGKLTDELRAAIEGADSKQVLEDLYLPYKPKRRTRAQIAREAGLQPLADALLANPLLDPQTEAAAYVDAEKGVADLKAALDGARDILSEQFGETAELLGKLRDYLFNQGVVSSKVVEGKENAEEEKFRDYYDYAETIRTVPSHRALALFRGRNAGVLMVKLGLGEELDAQVPHPGEALIARHFGIANQNRPADKWLADVCRWCWRVKVQPHIENELLTNLRDEAEHEAIRVFARNLKDLLLAAPAGPKAVIGLDPGMRTGVKVAVVDRTGKVLATDVIYPHEPRRDWDGSIAKLARICAQTQAELISIGNGTASRETDKLASELIARHPEFKLQKIVVSEAGASVYSASELAAKEFPDMDVSLRGAVSIARRLQDPLAELVKIEPKAIGVGQYQHDVNQRELARSLDAVVEDCVNAVGVDANTASVALLARVSGLNATLARNIVDYRDANGPFPSREHLRKVPRLGDKTFEQAAGFLRINNGENPLDRSSVHPEAYPVVERMLAKISKHVGEVLGNRDALRGLSPAEFVDERFGLPTVRDILLELEKPGRDPRPEFKTATFREGVEKVSDLTPGMVLEGVVTNVAAFGAFIDIGVHQDGLVHVSAMSTKFIKDPHEIVKAGQIVKVKVLEVDVKRQRIALTMRLDDEFGAAAAPRSGGGAQQDRGRSGGGGRSAQQQRSREPEAGGAMAAAFAKLKQK
- a CDS encoding potassium transporter Kup — encoded protein: MTDNNHVHKQPLPSLAIAAIGVVFGDIGTSPLYSLKEAFSPSHGIPLTDQSILGVISLLFWAIMIVVGVKYVLFVMRADNNGEGGVLALMALALRSIDQKSKMAGLLMMLGIFGACMFYGDAVITPAISVISAVEGLEIAAPNLSHLVLPLTMVILVLLFWIQRHGTATVGRLFGPIMVLWFLVLAALGLWHILQSPNVIRALNPYYAYTFMAAHVLQAYVVLGSVVLVLTGAEALYADMGHFGAKPIRMAWYFLVMPSLVLNYFGQGALLMHDPKAIENPFFLLAPDWALLPLVVLSTVATVIASQAVISGAYSLTSQAIQLGYVPRMKILHTSELAIGQIYVPVVNWMLLFIILCIVIAFKSSDNLAAAYGIAVTATMVITTILACVVMVNVWKWNKFLVAMIIGVFMAVDLGFFGANLLKVAEGGWLPLGIGALLFFLLMTWFKGRMIVKERTAADGIPLMPFLQGLLAHPPHRVSGTAIYLTGSDSLVPVSLLHNLKHNKVLHERTIFLTFVTLDIPYVNDAERVTVKDLDGGLFLVKAAYGFNETPDVKAVLLEVGRTHDMTFELMDTSFFLARETVVPTQLPGMSVWRERVFAWMHQNAAKPTDFFSIPANRVVELGTKIEI